From Nitratidesulfovibrio vulgaris str. Hildenborough, a single genomic window includes:
- a CDS encoding HDOD domain-containing protein yields MDRDTVAGLMADALLERRFRHNDGAHPALAALRELAVNQGTDAGRRMVADDPHEVGSPPLSPIDPVELLQHDGALPSLPTVYVELRQRLADPDCSVREAAEVITRDAGLTAWLLRVVNSASYGLSGRVDTVTQAVAVVGMRQLETMVASGMLQSLMRSVPRGLVDMERLWRHSLAVGGAAREIWRLMGRPDPERLFVAGVLHDVGYLAFVMMAPQKAAQLVPRLRASHLPGHLAERELLGFDHAKLGGMLLHKWNMPVPLVMSVLRHHEPESVPSMPEPSVIHLADIVARAMGYGPDAESAVPPLSASAWEASGLTPQHLEAVANAMTAMVDDLGTAVMCTTV; encoded by the coding sequence ATGGACAGGGACACGGTAGCGGGCCTGATGGCCGACGCACTGCTTGAGCGGCGGTTCAGGCACAACGACGGCGCGCATCCAGCGCTGGCAGCCTTGCGTGAACTGGCCGTGAACCAAGGGACCGACGCAGGAAGGCGCATGGTCGCGGACGACCCGCACGAGGTAGGCAGTCCGCCGCTGTCCCCCATCGACCCGGTGGAGTTGTTGCAGCATGACGGTGCATTGCCATCCCTGCCCACGGTGTACGTCGAGTTGCGTCAACGTCTTGCAGACCCCGATTGCTCGGTGCGCGAGGCGGCGGAGGTCATCACCCGCGACGCGGGGTTGACGGCGTGGCTGCTGCGCGTGGTCAACAGCGCCTCGTACGGACTTTCGGGCCGGGTGGACACGGTGACGCAGGCTGTGGCGGTGGTGGGCATGCGCCAGTTGGAGACCATGGTGGCGAGCGGCATGTTGCAGTCACTCATGCGGTCCGTGCCGCGAGGGCTGGTGGACATGGAACGGCTATGGCGGCACAGCCTCGCCGTGGGCGGGGCGGCACGCGAGATATGGCGGCTCATGGGGCGGCCCGACCCTGAAAGGCTCTTCGTGGCGGGGGTGCTGCACGACGTGGGGTATCTTGCCTTCGTGATGATGGCACCACAGAAGGCTGCCCAGCTTGTGCCCCGGTTGCGTGCCTCGCATCTGCCGGGGCATCTCGCCGAGCGTGAACTTCTCGGTTTCGACCACGCCAAGCTGGGGGGCATGTTGCTGCACAAGTGGAACATGCCCGTGCCGCTCGTCATGTCCGTGCTGCGTCATCATGAGCCGGAATCCGTGCCCTCCATGCCCGAACCTTCGGTCATCCATCTTGCCGATATCGTGGCCCGCGCCATGGGGTACGGGCCCGACGCAGAGAGTGCGGTGCCTCCGCTGTCCGCCTCCGCGTGGGAGGCGTCGGGGCTCACCCCGCAGCATCTGGAGGCCGTAGCCAACGCCATGACCGCCATGGTGGACGACCTCGGCACCGCCGTCATGTGCACCACCGTGTAG
- a CDS encoding B12-binding domain-containing radical SAM protein, whose translation MKVLCINPPDDLAALLGDGASFVSTMEPLGLLYVAAACREAGHEVAFIDAYAENLDEETLMRRIRDAAPQVVSFTSFTSNGGFLYTFGRRLRQEMPGVHVLLGNVHATIYARQYLASGCCDVVVRGEGEEVMPALLRVLEEGGDLATVPSIAYVRDGVVAETGGHAFVRDLSTLPLPARDLTRKELYSFARTPNFSLYRTPEGKTEKHLFSSRGCVNRCTFCVAHKNIGIRVRPIDSVIGEVDLLLREYDAGYIFFCDSLFTSRKKRIIELSDALRHHFPGLRWGCEAHVNTIDEDSVRAMAAGGCVDMNFGIESGVDRLLTAVNKRQTTAQIADAIRMVKRVSRINAIGLFILGLPGERPEDSDATIDFACSLPLDMAQFSILTPYPGSPIFEQLRAEGIIDDGVRPGDTLDPEVWRRYSSYASFSDNKPIWVTPEHSVEGLLAAQKRALRRFYLRPRPFLIQLRRLRPADLLDTARTFFKTFF comes from the coding sequence ATGAAGGTTCTGTGCATCAATCCGCCTGACGACCTTGCGGCGCTGCTGGGCGACGGCGCATCGTTCGTCTCCACGATGGAGCCCTTGGGACTGCTGTACGTGGCGGCGGCGTGCCGCGAGGCGGGGCACGAGGTGGCGTTCATCGACGCCTATGCCGAGAACCTCGATGAGGAGACGCTCATGCGGCGCATCCGCGATGCGGCCCCGCAGGTGGTGTCCTTCACCTCGTTCACGTCCAACGGCGGTTTCCTGTACACCTTCGGGCGCAGACTGCGGCAGGAGATGCCGGGGGTGCACGTCCTTCTCGGCAACGTCCACGCCACCATCTATGCACGGCAGTACCTCGCCAGCGGTTGCTGCGACGTGGTGGTGCGGGGTGAGGGCGAAGAGGTCATGCCTGCGTTGTTGCGCGTACTCGAGGAAGGCGGAGACCTCGCCACCGTGCCCTCCATCGCCTATGTGCGTGACGGCGTGGTCGCCGAGACGGGCGGGCACGCCTTCGTGCGCGACCTCTCCACCCTGCCGTTGCCAGCCCGCGACCTCACGCGCAAGGAACTCTACAGCTTCGCCAGAACGCCCAACTTCAGTCTGTACCGTACCCCGGAGGGCAAGACGGAGAAGCATCTCTTCTCGTCCCGGGGGTGCGTCAACCGCTGCACTTTCTGCGTGGCGCACAAGAACATCGGCATCCGCGTGCGGCCCATCGATTCCGTCATCGGCGAGGTCGACCTGCTGCTGCGCGAGTACGACGCCGGCTACATCTTCTTCTGCGACTCGCTGTTCACCAGCCGCAAGAAGCGCATCATCGAACTCTCGGACGCCCTGCGGCATCATTTTCCCGGTCTGCGCTGGGGGTGCGAGGCGCACGTCAACACCATCGACGAGGACAGCGTCCGTGCCATGGCTGCGGGCGGCTGCGTGGACATGAACTTCGGCATCGAATCCGGCGTGGACAGGCTGCTTACGGCGGTCAACAAACGGCAGACCACGGCCCAGATAGCCGACGCCATCCGCATGGTGAAGCGGGTGAGTCGCATCAACGCCATCGGTCTCTTCATCCTCGGGTTGCCGGGTGAACGCCCGGAGGACAGTGACGCCACCATCGACTTCGCATGCAGCCTGCCGCTGGACATGGCACAATTCTCCATCCTGACGCCATATCCGGGGTCGCCCATCTTCGAGCAACTCCGGGCCGAGGGCATCATCGACGACGGTGTGCGCCCCGGCGACACTCTCGACCCCGAAGTCTGGCGTCGGTATTCGTCGTACGCCTCTTTTTCGGACAACAAGCCCATATGGGTGACGCCCGAACATTCGGTCGAAGGACTGCTTGCGGCGCAGAAGCGCGCCCTGCGGCGGTTCTACCTGCGCCCGCGTCCGTTCCTCATCCAGTTGCGCAGGCTGCGCCCCGCCGACCTGCTGGACACGGCCCGTACGTTCTTCAAGACGTTCTTCTAG
- the nifJ gene encoding pyruvate:ferredoxin (flavodoxin) oxidoreductase: MAKKMKTMDGNTATAYVAYALSDTAAIYPITPSSNMGEAADEWAAQGKKNIFGQTVAVRQLQSEAGAAGAVHGCLAAGALTSTYTASQGLLLMIPNMYKISGELLPGVFHVSARAIAAHALSIFGDHQDVMAARQTGFAMLASTSVQECMDLALVSHLSAIESSVPFCHFFDGFRTSHELQKIEVIDYDDMKKLVNWEKVENFRQNAMNPEHPHIRGTAQNPDIYYQAREAANPFYAAVPGIVASYMKKVGEITGRKYKPFDYVGHPEADRVIIAMGSGCETIEEVVNYLNAAGQRVGLVKVRLYRPFSVEHLMAVLPASADTITVLDRTKEPGALGEPLYLDVCTAFMERGEMPKLIAGRYGLGSKEFTPAMVKAVYDNMKVNGPKNHFNVGIIDDVTDTSLEVEADLDTVPTGTVQCKFFGLGADGTVGANKQAIKIIGDNTDMYAQGYFAYDSKKSGGFTVSHLRFGKSPIQSTYLVNRADYVACHKSAYVNQYDVLEGIKEGGTFVLNSHWTSVEDMERELPASMRRTIARKQLKFYNVDAVKVATEVGLGGRINMIMQTAFFKLASVIPFEQAVELLKDSIKKAYGKKGDKIVNMNIAAVDKAIDALQEVKYPASWADAVDVPVACAEEPGFITDVVRPILAQQGDKLPVSSFEPDGLFPVGTAAFEKRGVAINVPEWLSENCIQCNQCSFVCPHAAIRPVLATTEELEGAPASFVTIDAKGKELNGLKYRIQVFAQDCLGCGSCAEVCPAKNKALVMKPIETQLDAQVPNLAFAEENIAIKDDLMGRDSLKGSQFQQPLMEFSGACAGCGETPYVKLLTQMFGERMIVANATGCSSIWGASAPTTPYCTNKDGHGPAWGNSLFEDAAEFGYGMGMAFNQRRAKLADLVKEALELDIPAELRAAFEGWLAGKDDAEASRKYGDEILALLGTADDHPVLHEMWHMSDLFTKKSVWIFGGDGWAYDIGYGGVDHVLASGEDINILVMDTEVYSNTGGQSSKATPLGSIAKFAASGKKTGKKDLGRMAMTYGYVYVASISMGANKQQVLKAFKEAEAYKGPSLIIAYAPCINQGIRKGMGKSMEEGKLAVESGYWPLYRFNPELADQGKNPFVLESKAPDGTMQDFLAGENRYALLEKIAPEESKRLRAQIEKEYVERYSMLKQMAEAPAVTAAPGAPVAAAGEAGENCTVSETPEHARTNGGSACDDGRSGK; encoded by the coding sequence ATGGCCAAGAAAATGAAGACGATGGATGGCAACACCGCCACCGCGTACGTTGCGTACGCGCTGAGCGACACCGCCGCCATCTACCCCATCACCCCGTCCTCGAACATGGGTGAGGCGGCCGACGAGTGGGCCGCTCAGGGCAAGAAGAACATCTTCGGTCAGACCGTGGCAGTGCGTCAGCTCCAGTCCGAAGCCGGTGCCGCAGGTGCCGTGCACGGCTGCCTCGCCGCAGGCGCCCTCACCTCGACGTACACCGCGTCGCAGGGCCTGCTGCTGATGATCCCCAACATGTACAAGATCTCCGGCGAGCTGCTGCCCGGCGTATTCCACGTCTCCGCGCGCGCCATCGCCGCCCACGCCCTCTCGATCTTCGGCGACCATCAGGACGTGATGGCCGCACGCCAGACCGGTTTCGCCATGCTCGCCTCCACCTCGGTGCAGGAGTGCATGGACCTTGCGCTGGTGTCGCACCTCTCCGCCATCGAATCGAGCGTGCCCTTCTGCCACTTCTTCGACGGCTTCCGCACCTCGCACGAACTGCAGAAGATCGAAGTCATCGACTACGACGACATGAAGAAGCTGGTGAACTGGGAGAAGGTCGAGAACTTCCGCCAGAACGCCATGAACCCTGAGCATCCGCACATCCGCGGCACCGCCCAGAACCCCGACATCTACTATCAGGCTCGTGAAGCGGCCAACCCCTTCTACGCCGCCGTGCCCGGCATCGTCGCCTCGTACATGAAGAAGGTGGGCGAGATCACCGGTCGCAAGTACAAGCCCTTCGACTACGTGGGTCACCCCGAAGCCGACCGCGTCATCATCGCCATGGGTTCCGGCTGTGAGACCATCGAAGAGGTGGTCAACTACCTGAACGCCGCCGGTCAGCGCGTGGGCCTCGTGAAGGTTCGCCTGTACCGTCCGTTCTCCGTCGAACACCTGATGGCCGTGCTGCCCGCCAGCGCCGACACCATCACCGTCCTCGACCGCACCAAGGAACCGGGCGCCCTCGGCGAACCCCTGTACCTTGACGTGTGTACCGCCTTCATGGAGCGCGGCGAAATGCCGAAGCTCATCGCCGGTCGCTACGGCCTCGGCTCGAAGGAGTTCACGCCCGCCATGGTCAAGGCCGTGTACGACAACATGAAGGTCAACGGCCCCAAGAACCACTTCAACGTGGGCATCATCGACGACGTGACCGACACCTCGCTCGAAGTCGAAGCCGACCTCGACACCGTGCCCACCGGCACCGTGCAGTGCAAGTTCTTCGGCCTTGGCGCCGACGGCACCGTGGGTGCGAACAAGCAGGCCATCAAGATCATCGGTGACAACACCGACATGTACGCCCAGGGCTACTTTGCCTACGACTCCAAGAAGTCGGGCGGCTTCACCGTGTCGCACCTGCGCTTCGGCAAGAGCCCCATCCAGTCGACCTACCTTGTCAACCGCGCCGACTACGTGGCCTGCCACAAGTCGGCCTACGTGAACCAGTACGACGTGCTGGAAGGCATCAAGGAAGGCGGCACCTTCGTGCTGAACTCCCACTGGACCAGCGTGGAGGACATGGAACGCGAACTGCCCGCATCCATGCGTCGCACCATCGCCCGCAAGCAGCTGAAGTTCTACAACGTGGACGCCGTGAAGGTGGCCACCGAAGTGGGTCTCGGCGGCCGCATCAACATGATCATGCAGACGGCCTTCTTCAAGCTGGCCAGCGTGATTCCCTTCGAACAGGCCGTCGAACTGCTGAAGGACTCCATCAAGAAGGCCTACGGCAAGAAGGGCGACAAGATCGTCAACATGAACATCGCCGCGGTCGACAAGGCCATCGACGCCCTGCAGGAAGTGAAGTACCCCGCTTCGTGGGCCGATGCCGTCGACGTGCCGGTGGCCTGTGCCGAAGAACCCGGCTTCATCACCGACGTGGTGCGTCCCATCCTCGCCCAGCAGGGCGACAAGCTGCCCGTCTCCTCGTTCGAGCCTGACGGCCTCTTCCCCGTTGGCACCGCCGCCTTCGAGAAGCGCGGTGTTGCCATCAACGTGCCCGAATGGCTGTCCGAGAACTGCATCCAGTGCAACCAGTGCTCGTTCGTGTGCCCGCACGCCGCCATCCGCCCCGTGCTCGCCACCACCGAGGAACTGGAAGGCGCTCCGGCCTCTTTCGTGACCATCGACGCCAAGGGCAAGGAACTGAACGGTCTCAAGTACCGCATTCAGGTCTTCGCTCAGGACTGCCTCGGCTGCGGTTCGTGCGCCGAAGTGTGCCCCGCCAAGAACAAGGCACTGGTCATGAAGCCCATCGAGACCCAGCTCGACGCACAGGTGCCCAACCTCGCCTTCGCCGAAGAGAACATCGCCATCAAGGACGACCTGATGGGCCGCGATTCCCTCAAGGGTTCGCAGTTCCAGCAGCCCCTGATGGAGTTCTCCGGCGCCTGCGCAGGCTGCGGCGAAACCCCCTACGTCAAGCTGCTCACCCAGATGTTCGGCGAGCGCATGATCGTGGCCAACGCCACGGGCTGCTCCTCCATCTGGGGTGCCTCTGCACCGACCACGCCTTACTGCACCAACAAGGACGGCCACGGCCCCGCATGGGGTAACTCGCTGTTCGAAGACGCCGCCGAATTCGGCTACGGCATGGGCATGGCCTTCAACCAGCGCCGCGCCAAGCTCGCCGACCTCGTGAAGGAAGCCCTCGAACTCGACATCCCCGCCGAACTGCGCGCCGCCTTCGAAGGCTGGCTCGCCGGCAAGGACGACGCCGAAGCCTCGCGCAAGTACGGCGACGAGATCCTCGCCCTGCTCGGCACCGCCGACGACCATCCGGTGCTGCACGAGATGTGGCACATGAGCGACCTGTTCACCAAGAAGTCCGTCTGGATCTTCGGCGGTGACGGCTGGGCCTACGACATCGGCTACGGCGGCGTCGACCACGTGCTCGCCTCCGGCGAGGACATCAACATCCTCGTCATGGACACCGAAGTGTACTCCAACACCGGTGGCCAGTCCTCCAAGGCGACCCCGCTCGGCTCCATCGCCAAGTTCGCCGCCTCGGGCAAGAAGACCGGCAAGAAGGACCTCGGCCGCATGGCCATGACCTACGGCTACGTGTACGTCGCCTCCATCTCCATGGGCGCGAACAAGCAGCAGGTTCTCAAGGCCTTCAAGGAAGCCGAAGCCTACAAGGGTCCCTCGCTCATCATCGCCTACGCTCCCTGCATCAACCAGGGCATCCGCAAGGGCATGGGCAAGTCGATGGAAGAAGGCAAGCTGGCCGTGGAATCCGGCTACTGGCCCCTCTACCGCTTCAACCCCGAACTGGCCGACCAGGGCAAGAACCCCTTCGTGCTCGAATCCAAGGCACCCGACGGCACCATGCAGGACTTCCTTGCCGGTGAGAACCGTTACGCGCTGCTCGAGAAGATCGCGCCCGAAGAGTCCAAGCGCCTGCGCGCCCAGATCGAGAAGGAATACGTCGAGCGCTACTCCATGCTGAAGCAGATGGCTGAAGCGCCCGCCGTCACCGCCGCCCCCGGCGCCCCCGTGGCCGCCGCTGGCGAAGCCGGTGAGAACTGCACCGTCTCTGAAACCCCCGAACACGCTCGCACCAACGGCGGTTCCGCCTGCGACGACGGTCGTTCCGGGAAGTAA
- a CDS encoding hybrid sensor histidine kinase/response regulator has product MHTQPAIKALLQRALCAIVLCLCCVLCAPPAPAHADASRKAVLYLNSYHNGYSWSDDILAGIRKVLEASGRALVFQVEYMDSKKFLYKETEQTLYRLYRDKFRDTRFDLIIASDNAAMDFLTRFRDELFPGVPVVFCGLNDVKPESLRGRNMTGVIEDYDVAANIELALRFNPQLRRMVIIGDDSVTGAAIRNQVMAQVAPLRDRIEVEEWTDYRLDQMLAWVREQPADTFFYFVPIYRDIGGLFYTAEELLQKVRANSRAPLYSNWEFLLDHGIVGGKLISGVRHGEMAAELALRVLDGEKADAIPIIERADEEYMFDNKELTRLFISRSMLPPGSVVINEPSRFYELNKQVFWTIIISLVILSLTLVLLVMNILDKRRVEGKIKDQLSYLRQLTDTIPLPVYSKDADGRIRECNLAFLQFFSVERESVLGRYEWQAGERLALLRNAVDTDLMREPGQAAYDDTLPGPDGEARNVIVHKATYSNARGAIAGLVGVVVDYTDRKRAEDSLRAAEEKYRSIFESSPLGIFRLSPEGSLSDANPAFARMAGYDSSPAIMKQGRPAMDALLSGLDLARVGHEGILTWVADVQRPDGNRCTMHLTLLIRRDALGALRLVEGYAEDITKRKETERALSASQRMLRLVLDNIPQFVYWTDRDLRFIGANRSFLTFFGFAESHDISGLTMNDILTTAVHWIVQEANHAVIETGNPRYQSKLTITSPAGEKVWLETSRVPLMGERGDVVGLLTTAEDVTQRIHLERQLLQSQKMEAIGTLAGGISHDFNNILTSIINSIELAINDVAADSLTFTDLMRALKAAQRGSRLVKQILTFSRPSVEGFTTVDLNEVVTEALVLIKASMPRNIQVRTAVPPDPSITRADPTQLHQVIMNLCTNSFHALRESGGVLDINLEQEPIGPEEAHAFGVEPGCWLRLTVSDNGPGIPQEILDKIFDPFFTTKGKTEGTGLGLAVVHGIIKGHRGAIRVSSLAHRRTAFEILLPMQEQTECPLSPADAPAPHEGHGRILFVEDDDDQLHTIPRVLESLGYSVRAFKNPLRALEALREHPAMFDLVLTDFDMPEANGLELAAKIGDIAPQVPVILVSGREVAAEGAARAGNIRTMIHKPYNRNIIADALARVLSRSGSA; this is encoded by the coding sequence ATGCACACACAGCCCGCCATCAAAGCCCTTCTCCAACGCGCACTGTGCGCCATCGTCCTGTGCCTGTGCTGCGTCCTGTGCGCCCCGCCCGCCCCGGCACATGCCGATGCGAGCCGCAAGGCCGTGCTCTATCTCAACTCGTACCACAACGGCTATTCGTGGTCCGACGACATCCTCGCCGGCATCCGCAAGGTACTGGAGGCTTCGGGGCGCGCCCTCGTCTTTCAGGTCGAATACATGGACTCCAAGAAGTTCCTGTACAAGGAGACCGAACAGACCCTCTACCGCCTCTACCGCGACAAGTTCCGCGACACGCGCTTCGACCTCATCATCGCCTCCGACAATGCGGCGATGGACTTTCTGACACGCTTCCGCGACGAGCTTTTCCCCGGTGTGCCCGTGGTCTTCTGCGGCCTCAACGACGTGAAGCCCGAGAGCCTTCGCGGTCGCAACATGACGGGGGTCATCGAGGACTACGATGTCGCCGCCAACATCGAACTCGCCCTGCGTTTCAACCCCCAGCTACGGCGCATGGTCATCATCGGTGACGACTCGGTGACGGGTGCCGCCATCCGCAACCAGGTCATGGCGCAGGTGGCACCGTTGCGCGACCGCATCGAGGTCGAGGAGTGGACGGACTACCGCCTAGACCAGATGCTCGCATGGGTGCGCGAACAGCCCGCCGACACCTTCTTCTACTTCGTGCCCATCTACCGGGACATCGGCGGCCTCTTCTATACCGCCGAGGAACTGCTGCAGAAGGTGCGCGCCAACTCGCGCGCCCCGCTGTACAGCAACTGGGAGTTCCTGCTCGACCACGGCATCGTGGGCGGCAAGCTCATCTCCGGCGTGCGACATGGCGAGATGGCGGCGGAACTGGCGTTGCGCGTGCTCGACGGCGAAAAGGCCGACGCCATCCCCATCATCGAACGTGCCGACGAAGAGTACATGTTCGACAACAAGGAACTGACACGCCTGTTCATCAGCCGTTCCATGCTGCCCCCCGGCAGCGTGGTCATCAACGAACCGAGCAGGTTCTACGAGCTCAACAAGCAGGTCTTCTGGACCATCATCATCAGTCTCGTCATCCTCTCGCTGACACTGGTGCTGCTGGTCATGAACATCCTCGACAAACGCCGGGTCGAGGGCAAGATCAAGGACCAGCTTTCGTACCTGCGGCAGCTCACCGACACCATTCCACTGCCGGTCTACAGCAAGGACGCCGACGGACGCATCCGCGAGTGCAACCTCGCCTTCCTGCAGTTCTTCTCCGTGGAACGCGAGTCCGTGCTGGGCCGATACGAATGGCAGGCGGGTGAACGTCTGGCGCTGCTGCGCAATGCCGTGGACACCGACCTCATGCGTGAACCGGGGCAGGCCGCCTATGACGACACCCTGCCGGGGCCCGATGGGGAGGCGCGCAACGTCATCGTGCACAAGGCGACCTACAGCAACGCGCGCGGGGCCATCGCGGGGCTTGTGGGGGTCGTCGTCGACTACACCGACCGCAAAAGGGCCGAAGACAGCCTGCGTGCCGCCGAAGAGAAGTACCGCTCCATCTTCGAAAGCTCGCCCCTCGGCATCTTCCGTCTCTCCCCGGAGGGCAGCCTCTCCGACGCCAACCCCGCGTTCGCACGCATGGCGGGCTACGACTCGTCACCCGCCATCATGAAACAGGGCCGCCCCGCCATGGACGCCCTGCTTTCCGGCCTCGACCTCGCACGGGTGGGGCATGAGGGCATCCTCACGTGGGTCGCCGATGTGCAGCGCCCCGACGGCAACCGCTGCACCATGCACCTCACGCTGCTCATCCGGCGCGACGCGCTGGGCGCACTCCGCCTCGTGGAGGGCTATGCCGAGGACATCACCAAACGCAAGGAGACCGAACGCGCCCTCTCCGCCTCGCAACGCATGTTGCGGCTGGTTCTCGACAACATCCCCCAGTTCGTCTACTGGACCGACCGCGACCTGCGCTTCATCGGGGCCAACCGCTCGTTCCTCACCTTCTTCGGCTTCGCCGAATCGCATGATATCAGCGGCCTGACCATGAACGACATCCTCACGACGGCAGTGCACTGGATCGTGCAGGAGGCCAACCATGCCGTCATCGAGACGGGCAACCCCCGCTACCAGTCCAAGCTGACCATCACCTCGCCCGCAGGGGAGAAGGTGTGGCTCGAGACGAGTCGCGTGCCCCTCATGGGCGAACGGGGCGATGTGGTGGGTTTGCTCACCACCGCCGAAGACGTGACCCAGCGCATCCACCTCGAACGACAGCTCCTCCAGTCGCAGAAGATGGAGGCCATCGGCACGCTGGCCGGCGGCATCTCGCACGATTTCAACAACATCCTCACCTCCATCATCAACTCCATCGAACTTGCCATCAACGACGTGGCGGCCGACTCGCTGACCTTCACCGACCTCATGCGCGCCCTCAAGGCGGCGCAACGCGGCAGCCGTCTGGTCAAGCAGATTCTCACCTTCAGCCGTCCTTCGGTGGAGGGCTTCACCACCGTCGACCTCAACGAGGTGGTCACCGAGGCACTGGTGCTCATCAAGGCATCGATGCCGCGCAACATTCAGGTGCGCACCGCCGTGCCGCCCGACCCCTCGATCACGCGGGCAGACCCCACCCAGTTGCATCAGGTCATCATGAACCTGTGCACCAACTCGTTCCATGCCCTGCGCGAATCGGGCGGGGTGCTCGACATCAACCTCGAACAGGAACCCATCGGCCCCGAAGAGGCCCATGCCTTCGGCGTCGAACCGGGGTGCTGGCTGCGTCTCACTGTGTCGGACAACGGGCCGGGCATCCCGCAGGAGATACTGGACAAGATATTCGACCCCTTCTTCACCACCAAGGGCAAGACCGAAGGTACGGGGCTCGGCCTTGCGGTGGTGCACGGCATCATCAAGGGCCACAGGGGTGCCATACGGGTGTCCAGCCTCGCCCACAGGCGAACCGCCTTCGAGATCCTGCTTCCCATGCAGGAACAGACCGAATGCCCCCTGTCACCCGCAGACGCCCCTGCACCGCACGAAGGGCACGGGCGCATCCTCTTCGTGGAGGACGATGACGACCAGTTGCACACCATCCCGCGTGTGCTCGAAAGCCTCGGCTACAGCGTGCGCGCCTTCAAGAACCCCCTTCGCGCTCTCGAAGCCCTGCGCGAACATCCCGCCATGTTCGACCTCGTGCTCACCGACTTCGACATGCCCGAGGCCAATGGACTTGAGCTTGCGGCCAAAATAGGCGATATTGCCCCGCAAGTTCCCGTGATTCTTGTTTCAGGGCGCGAAGTGGCCGCCGAAGGCGCGGCCCGTGCGGGCAACATCCGCACCATGATCCACAAGCCCTACAACCGGAACATCATTGCGGACGCGCTTGCACGTGTCCTCAGCCGTAGCGGGAGCGCATGA
- a CDS encoding sigma-54-dependent transcriptional regulator, protein MTVPTILVIDDDVQVCETIASLLARLRYACETAHSLEQGLAILETAPVDVVFLDVRLPDGNGIDALPRIRQAPSHPEVIILTGEGDPDDAELAIQGGVWDYLVKPTPIKQTTLTLARALQYRAEKLSKGGGGTVALDLDGVVGISPSMRQCFDLVANAATTEANVLVTGETGTGKELLARTIHRNSPRRNGPFVVVDCAALTESLVESTLFGHKRGAFTGAQQDRDGLVKLADGGTLFLDEVGEMPLAIQRAFLRILQERSFRPVGGTQEIRSDFRLISATNRDLDAMVERGEFRKDLLFRLNTVHVELPPLRTRPEDLKPLAIFHMNRLAEQYGVPAKGFATDFFQQLAQYDWPGNVREFFNVLERSFVISGLEGVLYAMHLPQDVRIKITRASLARSPQTADHEEASVKLHDVTEGTSVSLPPLKSFKRLMEKRYLELLIAQTEGSLQEMLDISGLSRSHFYALLKKNNMTL, encoded by the coding sequence ATGACAGTGCCCACCATCCTCGTCATAGACGACGACGTTCAGGTCTGCGAAACCATCGCCAGCCTTCTGGCGCGGCTTCGCTACGCGTGTGAAACGGCCCACAGCCTTGAGCAGGGGCTTGCCATCCTCGAGACCGCACCCGTCGACGTGGTCTTTCTCGACGTGCGCCTCCCGGACGGCAATGGCATAGACGCCCTGCCACGCATCAGGCAGGCCCCGTCGCACCCCGAGGTCATCATCCTCACCGGCGAAGGCGACCCCGACGATGCCGAGTTGGCCATTCAGGGCGGGGTGTGGGACTACCTCGTCAAGCCGACGCCCATCAAACAGACCACGCTGACCCTCGCACGGGCCCTCCAGTACCGGGCCGAGAAGCTCTCCAAGGGCGGCGGGGGCACGGTGGCACTGGACCTTGACGGCGTGGTGGGCATCAGTCCCTCCATGCGCCAGTGTTTCGACCTCGTGGCCAATGCCGCCACCACGGAAGCCAACGTCCTCGTCACCGGCGAAACGGGCACGGGCAAGGAACTGCTGGCCCGCACCATCCACCGCAACAGCCCTCGCAGGAACGGCCCCTTCGTGGTGGTGGACTGTGCGGCACTGACCGAATCGCTCGTGGAAAGCACCCTCTTCGGGCACAAGCGCGGGGCCTTCACCGGCGCACAGCAGGACCGCGACGGTCTTGTGAAACTCGCCGACGGCGGTACGCTGTTCCTCGACGAAGTGGGCGAGATGCCTCTCGCCATCCAGCGCGCCTTCCTGCGCATCCTGCAGGAACGGTCGTTCAGGCCCGTAGGCGGCACGCAGGAGATTCGCAGCGACTTCCGCCTCATCTCCGCCACCAACCGCGACCTCGATGCCATGGTCGAGAGGGGAGAATTCCGCAAGGACCTGCTCTTTCGCCTCAACACCGTGCACGTGGAGTTGCCGCCGCTGCGAACGCGCCCTGAAGACCTGAAGCCGCTCGCCATCTTCCACATGAACAGGCTGGCCGAACAATACGGCGTGCCCGCCAAGGGCTTCGCCACCGACTTCTTCCAGCAACTCGCCCAGTACGACTGGCCGGGCAACGTGCGCGAGTTCTTCAACGTGCTTGAGCGCTCGTTCGTCATCTCCGGCCTTGAAGGGGTGCTCTACGCCATGCACCTGCCGCAGGACGTGCGCATCAAGATCACACGCGCAAGCCTTGCACGGTCGCCCCAGACAGCAGACCACGAAGAGGCGTCGGTGAAGCTTCATGACGTCACGGAAGGCACCAGTGTGTCGCTTCCGCCCCTCAAGAGCTTCAAACGCCTGATGGAAAAGCGCTATCTGGAACTGCTCATCGCCCAGACCGAAGGCAGCCTGCAGGAGATGCTCGATATTTCCGGGCTTTCACGTTCCCACTTTTATGCGCTGCTAAAAAAGAATAATATGACACTCTGA